In Cytophagia bacterium CHB2, the genomic window TTGCCGATGTGGTTGCGAACGCCATGAAAGAATGGGCGGTCGAGCATGGCGCCACGCATTTTACCCATTGGTTTCAGCCGTTGACCGGCCTGACAGCAGAGAAGCACGACAGCTTTGTCACGCCCAATGTCGGCGGCGGCGCGATTGCGCGCTTCTCCGGCAAAGATTTGTTTCAAGGTGAACCGGACGCTTCGTCATTTCCCAGCGGTGGTATTCGCGCGACGTTTGAAGCGCGCGGCTACACAGCGTGGGATCCCACGTCGCCGGCGTTCATTATTAAAAATCATCACGGCGCGACCCTGTGCATTCCCACGGCATTCGCCTCGTGGACCGGTGAAGCGCTCGATCACAAAACGCCTTTGCTGCGTTCGATGGAAGCGCTGAACAAGCAAGCATTGCGTGCTCTCACCTTGTTTGGCGTGAAAAACGTGCATAAAGTCTACACCACTATTGGTTCCGAGCAGGAATATTTTCTGATTGACGAGGAATTTTTTTATCGCCGCCCGGATTTGGTAAACAGCGGCCGCACGCTGTTTGGCGCCAAGCCGCCGCGCGGCCAGGAACTGGAAGATCATTACTTCGGCTCGATTCCCGAACGCGTGTTGGCGTTCATGACCGATGCCGAGTATCAGCTTTATCGCCTCGGCATACCGGTGAAAACACGGCATAACGAAGTGGCGCCGGCACAATACGAAATCGCGCCGATTTTCGAGAACAGCAACCTCGCGGCCGATCATCAACAATTGATGATGCAAGTGTTGCGCAACACCGCGCGCAAATATGGCCTGGTGTGCCTGCTGCACGAAAAGCCCTTCGCGGGCATCAACGGCAGCGGCAAGCACAACAATTGGTCGATGTCGACGGACACCGGCATGAATCTGCTGGAGCCCGGAGAGACGCCGCATGACAACATGCAATTTTTGTTTTTCTGCGCAGCCGTGATCAAAGCCGTGGATGAATATCAGGATTTGCTGCGCGCCAGTGTGGCGCATGCGGGCAACGATCATCGCCTGGGCGCGAATGAAGCGCCGCCGGCAATCATATCGATTTTCTTGGGCGAGCAACTCGAAGATATTTTCAATCAAATTGAAAAAGGCAAACCCGAGAGCAGCAAATCGAAAGATCTGCTCGGTTTGGGCACGCCGGTGCTGCCGCATCTGCCGCGCCACGCCGGCGATCGCAACCGCACCTCGCCGTTTGCGTTCACGGGAAACAAATTCGAATTTCGTGCTGTGGGCGCGAGCCAGTCGATTTCGTTTCCCAACACCGTGCTTAACACGATCGTGGCCGCGGCAATCGACGAATTGACCACCACCATCGAGGCGCACCTGAAAGCGAAAATGCCGTTCGAGCAGGCGTTGCATGCGGTGTTGAAGGAGGTGATTCACCAGCACAAGCGTATAATCTTCAATGGCGACAACTACACCGCCGAATGGCATCAAGAGGCGGAAAAACGCGGTTTGTGGAATCTCAAGAATTCGTTGGACGCGTTTGAACGCCTGCATGATGCCAAAAATCTGCAATTGTTCGAAAAGTATGAGGTGTTGAATCGCCGGGAATTGGAAGCGCGTGAAGAAATCTTCTTTGACCAATATTTTAAAACCGTGAACATCGAAGCCGAGACCACGGCCCTGCTGGCGCAAACCATGATTTTGCCGGCGGCTATTCGGTATTTGCACGATCTCGCCGCGACCATGGATGGCGTGAAACGCAATGGCATCGAGACCACCGGCGTGGCCAAGACGTTGCAGGAAGTCAATGGCTATACCAACGAGCTGCGTGAGACACTCGACAAATTGCTGGTGGTGAATGCCGATCTCGGCGGCGATACGGTGCATTCCAAAGCCTATCACATGCGCGATAAAGTCATCCCTGCGATGAATAGCGTGCGTGCCGCAGCCGCCAAGCTCGAAAAGTCTTTGCCGGATGATTATTGGCCCTTGCCGGTTTACAGCGAGATGTTGTTCGTCAAATGAGAGGGCATCATCCGCTCGAATGCTTTTCTGTCGATCTTCTCCGTTAGGCTTCCCCCTGGAAACAGGCGTGTGACGGCACAAGGTCTCATTGCCGAAATGAGGCCTTGTGCAAGTTGTCCGTTGCTTGTTTCGTGAAGTTTATGTATGATCATCCCCGCCTTACAATGATCTTCTCACATTTCATTATTATTTTGAGGAAAGGAAAGTCTTAATGGACAAAACTGTTCGTAAAGTTGTTTTATCATATTCCGGCGGCCTCGATACGTCCATCATTATTCCCTGGCTGAAGGAAAACTATCACTGCGAAGTGATTGCTTATACTGCCGACATTGGCCAGGGCGAAGAATTGCAGGGCCTGGAAGAAAAGGCCATCAAAACCGGCGCGAGCAAAATCTATATTGACGATTTGCGCGAGGAATTCATCCGGGATTTTGTTTATCCCACCTTGAAAGCAAACGCGGTTTATGAAGGCAAATATCTGCTCGGCACTTCCTTCGCGCGGCCCATTATTGCCAAGCATCAGGTGTTGGTGGCGGAGAAAGAAGGCGCGGACGCCGTAGCGCATGGCTGCACCGGCAAAGGCAATGATCAAGTTCGTTTCGAATTGACCTACAAAGCGCTCAATCCCAAGCTGCGCGTCATCGCGCCCTGGCGCGAATGGAACATCCGCTCACGCGAAGATGCGATCCGTTATGCCCACGAACGCAATGTTCCGATTACCGCTTCCCTCACGAAAATTTACAGCCACGATCAAAATCTTTGGCATCTTTCCAGCGAAGGCGGTGAGTTGGAAGATCCGTGGCAAAGCCCGCCGGATGGCATTTACGGCATGAGCGTGAGTCCCGAACAGGCGCCCGATCGCCCGACCATTATCACGCTTGATTTTGAGAAGGGCGAGCCGGTTGCCTTGAATGGCGAAGCGTTGTCGCCGGTGAAATTGTTGATGGCGTTAAATAAAGTTGGCGGCGAAAACGGCATTGGCCGTGTCGATATGGTAGAAAATCGCTTGGTCGGCATCAAATCACGCGGCGTTTATGAAACGCCCGGCGGCACGATTCTCTATGCCGCGCATCGCGAACTGGAAAGCCTGGTGCTCACCAGCCAATTGCTGCGCATGAAAGAAATGTTGGCGCCGCGTTATGCCGAGTTGATTTACACCGGCCAGTGGTACACGCCGGTGCGACAGGCGCTCGATGCCTTCGTGCAAAAAACCCAGGAGAAAGTCACGGGCACGGTTCGTCTCAAACTTTACAAAGGCAATGTCATCGTTGAGGGCCGCAAATCGCCTTATTCGCTTTATCGTGAAGACTATGCCACCTTCGGCGAGGACGATGTTTACAATCAGCAAGACGCCGAAGGCTTCATCAATCTCTTTGGCTTGCCGCTGAAAGTCAAGGCCTTGATCGATATCGAGGGCAC contains:
- a CDS encoding glutamine synthetase type III yields the protein ADVVANAMKEWAVEHGATHFTHWFQPLTGLTAEKHDSFVTPNVGGGAIARFSGKDLFQGEPDASSFPSGGIRATFEARGYTAWDPTSPAFIIKNHHGATLCIPTAFASWTGEALDHKTPLLRSMEALNKQALRALTLFGVKNVHKVYTTIGSEQEYFLIDEEFFYRRPDLVNSGRTLFGAKPPRGQELEDHYFGSIPERVLAFMTDAEYQLYRLGIPVKTRHNEVAPAQYEIAPIFENSNLAADHQQLMMQVLRNTARKYGLVCLLHEKPFAGINGSGKHNNWSMSTDTGMNLLEPGETPHDNMQFLFFCAAVIKAVDEYQDLLRASVAHAGNDHRLGANEAPPAIISIFLGEQLEDIFNQIEKGKPESSKSKDLLGLGTPVLPHLPRHAGDRNRTSPFAFTGNKFEFRAVGASQSISFPNTVLNTIVAAAIDELTTTIEAHLKAKMPFEQALHAVLKEVIHQHKRIIFNGDNYTAEWHQEAEKRGLWNLKNSLDAFERLHDAKNLQLFEKYEVLNRRELEAREEIFFDQYFKTVNIEAETTALLAQTMILPAAIRYLHDLAATMDGVKRNGIETTGVAKTLQEVNGYTNELRETLDKLLVVNADLGGDTVHSKAYHMRDKVIPAMNSVRAAAAKLEKSLPDDYWPLPVYSEMLFVK
- a CDS encoding argininosuccinate synthase, translating into MDKTVRKVVLSYSGGLDTSIIIPWLKENYHCEVIAYTADIGQGEELQGLEEKAIKTGASKIYIDDLREEFIRDFVYPTLKANAVYEGKYLLGTSFARPIIAKHQVLVAEKEGADAVAHGCTGKGNDQVRFELTYKALNPKLRVIAPWREWNIRSREDAIRYAHERNVPITASLTKIYSHDQNLWHLSSEGGELEDPWQSPPDGIYGMSVSPEQAPDRPTIITLDFEKGEPVALNGEALSPVKLLMALNKVGGENGIGRVDMVENRLVGIKSRGVYETPGGTILYAAHRELESLVLTSQLLRMKEMLAPRYAELIYTGQWYTPVRQALDAFVQKTQEKVTGTVRLKLYKGNVIVEGRKSPYSLYREDYATFGEDDVYNQQDAEGFINLFGLPLKVKALIDIEGTGLSEYRHPDYSKFKRD